In Mangrovivirga cuniculi, the following proteins share a genomic window:
- a CDS encoding DNA-directed RNA polymerase subunit omega, with product MSRAEIITRDVDKIANQTGNVYKSINIIAKRARQISTEVKEELNSKLVEFASSVDNLEEVFENREQIEISRFYERQPKPSKIALEEFLEGNVYWRDPEDPQLEI from the coding sequence ATGTCTAGAGCTGAAATTATCACCAGAGACGTAGATAAAATTGCTAACCAAACAGGCAATGTTTATAAATCAATAAACATTATAGCCAAAAGAGCACGTCAAATATCTACAGAAGTAAAAGAAGAATTAAATTCCAAACTTGTGGAGTTTGCCAGTAGTGTAGACAATCTTGAGGAAGTTTTTGAAAACAGAGAACAAATTGAGATCTCAAGGTTTTACGAAAGACAACCAAAACCTTCAAAAATAGCTCTTGAAGAATTTCTTGAAGGAAATGTCTACTGGAGAGATCCGGAAGATCCTCAACTTGAAATCTAA